The Pseudomonas leptonychotis genomic sequence GGTCTTCCCACATCTTGGTCGCGGGAAAGCGTGCATCGACCCATTCCATGAATTTACTCATCATGCTTGCTCCTGATCCACACCGATGATGATCACATCATCCGACTCGTACGTGTGCGGCGGCACCGGCAGGTTCAAGGGCGCAGGCTGGGCCTTGTACACGCGACCAGCGAGGTCATAGCGCGAACCGTGGCACGGGCAGAAATAACCCCCGACCCACTCGGCACCCAAATCAGCAGGCGCGACTTCTGGACGGAAGGACGGCGCGCAACCCAAGTGCGTGCACAGCCCTACCAGCAGCAGCACTTCCGGCTTGATCGAACGGGTTTTCGGATCGACATAGCTCGGCTGCTCGGACGCCTTGGAGTCGAAGTCAGCCAGCTGACCCTCGATTTTCACCAAGTTGCTGAGAATTTCCTCGGTACGGCGCACGATAAACACCGGCTGCCCCCGCCACTCAGCAACCATCTGCTGACCAGGCTCAATTTTGCTGACGTTCACCTTAACGGGTGCTCCGGCAGCTTTAGCCTTGGCACTAGGGAACCAGGACCCCACGAACGGGACCGCGGCACCCACCGCTCCTGCAGCGCCCACCACAGAGGTGGCCGCTACCAGAAAGCGACGCCGGCCTGCATTCACGCCGTCATTGCTCATTCAGTCGTCTCCCATCAGCTTTATGGCCTGTTGGTCAGGCCTATACTTGGTAAAAATCGAGTCGCGCAAAAAGTTTGCCAAATGGTAAAGAAAACCCCCTCTACTGACAAGGTAATTACCCGTGCAGAGCGGACGTAACCCCTTACAAATCAGGGCATCCAAGGATGCGGCATGATGCCGCAGCAGCAATAAGCACCCATAAAAAAACCCAGCTCCGAAAGGAAGCTGGGCTTTTTTTGAACGCAGGTCGCGAATTAACGCTTGGAGTACTGCGGACGCTTACGCGCTTTACGCAGACCAACCTTCTTACGTTCAACTTCACGGGCATCGCGAGTCACGAAGCCAGCTTTACGCAGAGCAGGACGCAGAGCCTCGTCATAGTCCATCAGGGCGCGGGTGATACCGTGGCGGATTGCGCCAGCTTGACCACTTACGCCGCCACCGATGACGGTAACGAAGATATCGAACTTCTCGGTCATCTCAACCAATTCCAGCGGCTGACGAACTACCATGCGGGCAGTTTCGCGACCGAAGAAACCGTCAAGAGTGCGGTTGTTGATGGAGATTTTGCCAGTACCCGCACGCAGGAAAACGCGAGCGGTTGAAGTCTTGCGACGGCCAGTGCCGTAATTTTGAGTCGCCGACATAATGAACTATTCCGTTAAAACTTCAGTTCTTGGGGCTGCTGAGCAGTATGTGGGTGTGCAGCGCCCGCATAGACTTTCAGCTTACGGTACATGTCGCGACCCAGCGGGTTCTTAGGCAGCATGCCTTTAACCGCGGTCTCGATCACGCGCTCAGGGGCTTTAGCGATCAGCTTTTCGAAGTTGATCGACTTGATGCCGCCCGGGAAACCGGAGTGGGAGTAGTACATCTTGTCAGTGGTCTTAGCACCAGTAACGCGAATCTGCTCAGCATTGATGACAACGATGTAATCACCGGTATCAACGTGCGGAGTGTACTCAGGCTTGTGCTTGCCACG encodes the following:
- the petA gene encoding ubiquinol-cytochrome c reductase iron-sulfur subunit is translated as MSNDGVNAGRRRFLVAATSVVGAAGAVGAAVPFVGSWFPSAKAKAAGAPVKVNVSKIEPGQQMVAEWRGQPVFIVRRTEEILSNLVKIEGQLADFDSKASEQPSYVDPKTRSIKPEVLLLVGLCTHLGCAPSFRPEVAPADLGAEWVGGYFCPCHGSRYDLAGRVYKAQPAPLNLPVPPHTYESDDVIIIGVDQEQA
- the rpsI gene encoding 30S ribosomal protein S9; this encodes MSATQNYGTGRRKTSTARVFLRAGTGKISINNRTLDGFFGRETARMVVRQPLELVEMTEKFDIFVTVIGGGVSGQAGAIRHGITRALMDYDEALRPALRKAGFVTRDAREVERKKVGLRKARKRPQYSKR
- the rplM gene encoding 50S ribosomal protein L13 — encoded protein: MKTFTAKPETVQRDWFVVDAAGQTLGRLATEIASRLRGKHKPEYTPHVDTGDYIVVINAEQIRVTGAKTTDKMYYSHSGFPGGIKSINFEKLIAKAPERVIETAVKGMLPKNPLGRDMYRKLKVYAGAAHPHTAQQPQELKF